CATTAGCCTCCTCCAatctcattttagagaatttggcagtaaatCCAAACAGCCTCACAACTGCAAGACACGTGTAATCATGCTAGCCCCTCACATCCAGCTTCTTGGTATCTTGGTATCTTCTTGGTATCTTCTTCTTGGAACCCGTGGTATGATCTGAGGCCGCTATTTTTGTTCAGTCTTTACACTAGATCTACactgtaaaaagcatctagacattatctcccatttcttttagactagcatTTAGTTAAATGTTATTTCTAACGGTAAATGTGTGCTTATAGTATTGTTTTATTTGGTAACTGTGGTATAAGTGGGCTAAACAGCGTAAACAAACGCAAAATACTACAAGTGGCTGTTATTCTGACAGCAGAGCCGGGGCGTGACTTTGTAGCCGtagctagttggctagctagcagtaagCAAGGGATTCGAACGTTGCCACTGAGCATGGCAACCGAACATaaagaacgaacgactgggtcgcttATTTAGCTAAGATaaatgaacgactgggtcgcttaTTTAGCTAGATAAATGGTTTGCTGCCAGCAAACCTGCTTATAtgacaaattaatttaaaaaaataaccgtTTCTGAAAACAGCTGGTCAAACTAGAAACATGGGAGGATGAATATCGAACTAGCAACCAAAATATAAGAAAGTTGGAATTCGCTTATAAACAAAAATCCACAGGTAAATGTTTTATTTGGCAACTGTACTATAAGCGGGATAAACAAAGCCGTTCTGTAAAATACATTGGAAAAATGAATTCTGCACATGGACGAAGTGTATCCCTTACTATACATAATTGTAACAGACAaaatgtactgacctcgccttacAATATTGAGTCGACACACTTTGATGATAAAAAGGAGGGAAAGGAGACACAGCCGCATGACACTTGAGCCTGCTATTCCAATGTTTAAATAAAGGAGTGTCTATAAAGTATCTTTGGTGATGAACTGAGCCACAGGAAAATAATATGCATCTCCGAACTTTTGAAGTGGTATGTGGATAACGCCGGAAACCTTTCATCCAAATGTGTTGCTGCCACACTGGCACTTTCACTTTCATTCTCAATCATTCAGGTCTACTGCTgtaacctggactcaggggtagaagTAACATCGTAAATGTAAATCCTCTTTATTAAAATTAGTATGATAGTTCTGCATGATGGGATTTGAACACACAACATTTGGATTGCTAGACGTGTTGGTTGGATTCCAATATACAATCATTGATTCCAATTGTAAGACTATGTCATAGATTTTTATAACTAACCAACGATAGACCACAGCCTGCCGTTTCTGATGTGAACAAAttagtcatagtgggcagaacaagcaaggaggacggcagagccaagcacgagctagcgagatcctatttgCGCGTTCTAGCATATATTTGTGTATatccgttagggaacgcctactctgtgaagtgtGCCTGagcaataactcaattcgcccttgcactccttctaaacaacggAATTTCTTAGACTTTGGCAAAGGGTAACAGAAAACTATATTGAAATCAAATATTTAATCGGtgagaaaatgtgcagaatgtcagccaaaatccatctctctccatcttctcctaCTGTCAGCCTTCTTGccatcaccatatttggtagtgagcgGAAACGCTAACCGGATGCTTCACAATTATACATCCGGATAAATATCTGGCTCATTGTTCTATGTGACTATTTCATATCCTTTGAGGTCCGCACACGGTCAACGCTTGTATAAAAGTTGTCATctagctccatctagtggtcgtttgatttttgtttgtttttgatttTTGTTTTCCAGTTGTGGTCATTCGAACGCTAGGTGGAAAAAAGATAGTGTTTGATGAGACCACAGGGCCTCACTTACACCCTAGGTATCTGACTAACTAtgtatgccagcagcataccactgctggcttgcttctgaagctaagcaggcgtggtcctggtcagtccctggatgggagaccagatgctgctggaagtggtgttggagagccagtaggaggcactctttcctctggtctaaaaaatatacCAATGCCCCAGGGATGTGATTGGGGACActtccctgtgtagggtgctgtcttctggatgggatgttaaaaCGGGTGTCCCGACTCTCTGAGGTCAGTCacgatcccatggcacttattgtaagagtaggggtgttaaccctggtgtcctggcaaAATTCCCattctggccctcaaaccatcacggtcacctaataatccccagttcacaattgtctcattcatccccctcctctcccctgtaactactccccaggtcattgctgtaaatgagaatgtgttctcagtcaacttacctggtaaaataaatacaaatgtggGGAGAAAGAGGTAGGTGAAATTAGTTTGGTTAATTGGAAATGGTAGGTTATTAATATTGTGTGGTAGCCAGGCTCATCAAGAGAAGATTCTCAAAATGGAAACGTTTAATGGGAAGAAGATTAAAAGCCATGTCCCTGGTGCTTAGATTGAGGCGAGTCATCACTGGGGTCCCAATATCTATGTCCACTGATGATACTAAAGAAAATGTGAAGGGAGGCAGAGTGATTGAGGCCAAAAGGTTGATCAGCAGGAAAGAGGGTCAAACAAGTGAATGCTTATCAGTGATGCGGAGGTTTGAGAAAGTCTTGCTAGGAAAAGTACAGATTCAATGTAAGAGGATCTGTCCCATGGGACATGTAGCTGCTTAGTGTGAAGGAAAGATAAATTAGACACGTGTGGAAGGGAACGcgtttttaaatttatttaacttttatttaactaggcaagtcagttaagaacaaattcttatttaaacaatgacagcctaggaacagtgggttaactgccttgttcaggggcagaatgacagatgtttaccttgtcagctcagggattcgatctagcaaactttcgggttactggcccaacactaaccactagactacctgccaccctcggTGAATGTGAAAGGTTAAGTGCTGTAATTGTGTGGGAGAACACAGTGCagcatttggtggatgccaggttcAGAGTCTCATAGATATAGGATCAGTTATGATATGTAGAGGCCTTAAAACAGATTGGTAGAACTACAGTGCGGACTGATGGAGCTTACATGTTTACCAAAGCATCCCtagcatccttatgtaatacatgtatcactagccactttaactatgccactttgtttacatactcatctcatatgtatatactgtactcgataccatctactgtatcctgcctatgctgctctgtaccatcactcatttatatatccttatgtacatattttttatccccttacactgtgtataagacagtagttttggaattgttagttagattacttgttggttattactgcattgtcggaactagaagcacaagcattttgctacactcgcattaacatctgctaaccatgtgtatgtgacaaataaaatttgatttgatatacccgtagtaagtggacctactgtcaggaCTGGTGCTTCTGATGGTCCTGGCATGGTTTCGAGGCCTGTTCAGAAATCCTGTGCTCATTAATGTGCAAGGTGTGTTGAACAATAGTGTCCCGTCCTTCCAGGCTTCTGGGCCTGCATGATGTTGGATCAGATAGGGCCgaatagtggtgaggttttaatggctGTAGGGATAGTCGGTAGGGCAATTTTCTTGCCTTTATCCTATCCTTTCCCATTTTGTGTCACAACGTGTAAGTAATTCACACTCCAGAACAGTAGGCAGAAACACAGGGCTAGAAAAGAGAAATAGATTAAAAGTTGTATAGTACTCCTACACTCCAGTATAGTAGGTGGCAGTGTATGCATCTTGCAGTTGGTTGCGATCCGCCAATATCATTTTAAAGAAGAAGTTGACCATTTTTGATGACGTTTATTGTATCGATTTGAAAGTCCGTGTAGCAAGCTGTGTAGCGATATGTGCTAATAAAAAGGCACGTATTCGCGCATTACAACGATTCATTTGTGTACTAGTTATATTTTATAAGGTTAGTATTTGATTCTTAGTTGGAAAGGGGTTATATCTGTGGGAAGTATTGTTAGTGTGCCTCCGCGACAAAAGACCGATACAATTGTTTTTTAACGTTAGTTGGCTAAAAGTaacgcgttagctagctggctacgtCCTCACAAATGCAATGTAATTAGTTTATTTTCTTAtataaatctactggactgtctTTGGggggtgggtataatttgtggaacgttccaacaggagTCTGTCCCAAAAATTTCGTAAAGTACAAGATTGCCAACAAACAACGCATACAAAGTAGCATGGTCAAttcacctagctaactagctgccgaatagtcatcaactcaccacgtagcttatTCTTAATGTTTGTCCATAGGCTACCAGATACATTTTTCGGAATCAACGTGGTGAGCGATAACGTAATGAAATAACCCTCTCTATCCGGTATCTTATTCGGCCGCTATACAACTTTGTATGCGTTGTTTGTTGGCAATGTTGTTATTTACGaagtttttggaacagattcctgttggaacgttccacaaattatacccaccaCTATGTCAGTTATATATTTTGTCTTGACGCTGCTTTTATTTACAGGTCTTTTTACCCTGCCACTGCCAGCAGTATCTTTAGGGGACACACACTTTTCACGCCACTTCGATACAAAGTtattttcgtagcaggttaggagagccTTTTCGCTAACCCGAACCCCGTTCCTAACCTTAAGCCCAGTGTCCGAACCTGCTACGTCAATTCTCCTAACATACTAAGTAAATTATTATAATTTACTGCGTacgttctcctaacctgctccgAAAAAGTTACTTAAACTCTGAGAACGATGTCGCTTTACGACGACATGGGTGTCGGGAGTGCGACCAGTGACACCAAGACCGAGGGCTGGTCCAAGAATTTTAAGCTACTGCAGTCACAGCTGAAAGTAAAGAAGGCAGCTCTGACTCAGGCTAAGGTGGGTTCCAATGGCACTGCAGGTTGATGAAAGCTGGATTCAGGAAGACTCAAAGCTATGTTTAAAAAGCATCCCTAGCCATATCTATGAACCTTTTCCCCTCATACAGAGatatggatgatgatgatggtgtgtgtgttccccacaGAGTCAGCGGATGAAGCAGGGTACTGTCCTGGCACCAGTTATTGACTTAAAGAGAGGAGGTTCGGCTGATGACAGACAGATAATAGACACACCCCCACACATTGCAGCAGGACTCAaggtgagggctgtgtgtgtttctgtgacaCAAGTATTTGTCAGGGTGTGAAATATGTGTGActtatgtgatgtgatgtgtgtgtcaggACACAGCACCCAGCGGGTTCCCCTCGGGGGACGCGCTAATCCCCCTAGCTGATGAGTATGACCCCATGTTCCCCAACGACTACGAGAAGGTGGTGAAGAGACACCGtgaggagaggcagaggcagagagagcaggaACGACTGaaggagatagaggacagagagaagtacGACCTCTTACCGAACAGCACCAAAGCTACACTTCTAGAACATTCAACAGgattctgttgttattgttgacaTAAGTTACAATGTTATATCCTTCAGGAAACTAAGGATGACGTATTGTTTAGACGTTTTCACACTGTAGGAATATGGACCTGACTATGACCACATCATTTCAGTCCATGTTCTGTCCTTCATTCTGACCTCGTGTGCTTCCTGTCCAGGAAGAGGAAGGACAGACACGAGGGCAGCAGCGCTCCGAGTGGATTCTCCCGCTTCCCCACGGCAGAGGGAGAgtcagatgaggaggaggaggactatgagaaggagaagaggaaaaggAGTGAGTAGACTACCTATGGTTTCACTGAGCCTTCTAAGCAGATGAGACATTTAGGCAGATGTACTTGTTCTTAATGTTAGGATAATGTTGTGATTACTTCAGGATAATGTGTCTGACTGTATGTGGTGCTTGATTCTTACCCATGTGTCTCTCTTAGGTATGGGTGGAGCAGCCATCGCCCCACCCTCCTCACTCGTGGATAGTAGAGACAGTGAGTAATGGCTCACAGAGGGATTTGTGTCTGCCTGTTTGGGATGTGGGGGAGTTTGTCCAGTAGATGGCAGTGTTATTTAACATTAGGATGACATTCAACATGCTTGATCAGGATGAGGTGAGTGTGCTAACTGACTGTCTCGCTCCTCCAGGCTCGTCATACTCCTATGAGGATGAGATGCGACCCTCCCGTGGTTCTAAAGCAGCCATCCCTCCCCCCATGTACGAGGACTCCGAACGCCCCCGCTCACCACCTGGCGGTCCCACCAACTCATTCCTGGCCAACATGGGGTGAGTCTGATACCCCTTACTGGGATAGAATGTCCTGTTAGTTGTATGTAGTCTCATGTGCCCTACTCAAAACACAACACATCTGAACACTGGCCCTCTAATGGCATCAACCTGCATAGTACAGCAGCTCAATGTTCTGTCcagtggtgttgtctgatgttgtgTCCGTCTCCCCAGAGGGACCGTGGCCCATAAGATCATGCAGAAGTATGGCTTCCGGGAGGGCCAGGGGCTGGGCAAACACGAGCAGGGTCTCAGCACGGCCCTGTCTGTAGAGAAGACCAGCAAGAGGGGTGGCAAGATCATCATAGGAGACGCCACTGAGAAGAGTAACGCCATGCTTCACATCTCACTTTCTGCCGTCTCACTGCcctgtctcgctcgctcgctctcactCATTCCTGTCTCagctctcctgtctttctctcagaTTTCACTTCTCTTTCTTATTATATATGCACAcagtctactccctccctctctcctttttacACCAGCGCCCCCCCCTTTTCTCTAACACCAATGCTCATGATCTCTTTCTACTAGATAAGATAGATACAAGCTTGTTTTCATTGTCTCCTCTTGTTACATTAGCCTGTCCAGatgtttaaattttttttttttttatcatgtaTTACATAGGCCCAGAATGAATGGTCTTGGTTTCTAGTTCCAAGACTGTCTATTGTAACATTATTTGTAGCTGTGTGATCATCCTCAGTCAAGATTCAGTTTTTAATTGGTATTTTTCATTCATTGATGATTTTAATCTTCAACATTTGTGATCTTAGTTGTGTGTATTGGTGTTCTTTTGTTTttcgttttgtgtgtgtgtgtttgtgtccctcTCTAAAGCACCAGGATCCAGTAGCCAGACGGCAGCAGCTGAGCCTTTAGGCTGGGGCTCGGCTTCAATAGGTTTGGCACTGTCACATCACTTCCTCCTTACCTTGACGCATCACATCCGGTTTCGCCCCGTGTGTCTTGTTGTCCCATGTCTCCATCTATTCGCATCTCAAACCTTCTCATTTTGACAGGCAAATTCTCCATTTTTTTGTTATACAGTTTGCTCATCTCAATGTGGGTCAAGTTTCATTATGGAACTAGTAACCACATTTATTTTGGGCCTACATTATGATGGTTGATAACCTAGAAAATTATGAAAATATGATGTGTTAATTGAGTTTTTAGGTTAGTACCTGTAACCCTCATCTGATTGATTTAACTAGCTTTAAAACATCAGTTGTGGTCCACATTCTGGTCCAATCTACAGTCTGAGTCTCTTCCTGTTTACCAATATATTCAGTTGTTTGACTTATTGTTGAAATattctgctctctttctcccatcAGTGGACCCCTCCAAGAAGTCAGaggccaaccccctcacagagatcCTCAAATGCCCCACCAAAGTCGtgctgctacgggtgggtgctatgtgtgtgtctgtgcctgagtATTTATTGTCAATTCTTGTTTGTTTATGTGCATAGGTccaataaagtgtgtgtgttttagaacatGGTGGgcagaggagaggtggatgaaGATTTGGAAGGGGAGACCAAAGAAGAGTGTGAGAAATACGGCAAGGTCATCAAGTGTGTCATCTTTGAGGTGAGAGGAataagtctgtctgtgtgtgtatagttaAGTGCTGAGTCATATTGTGTTGACTAATTAAGCAGTAAGGCCCgaagaggtgtggtatatggtcaatataccacgactatgggctgttcttatgcacaacgcatCGCGGAGAGCTtagacacagcccttagccatggtatattggccatatatatcacaaacccccgaggtgccttattgctgttataaactggttaccaacgtaattaaagCAGTAAAAATCTGTTTTGTTATACCTGTGGTTTACCacgactgtcagccaatcagcattcagggctcgaaccactctGTTTAGCATGTGTATTAAGCTATATGTTCTCCTCAGATTGCTCAGGTGACAGACGATGAAGCAGTGAGGATATTTCTGGAGTTTGAGAGAGTCGAGTCAGCCATCAAAGGTCAGTACAACCtaatgtgtttgtatggttatTTTGTGTGTGTCCTTGAGGtttctgtaagatgtgtgtgtgCTCGTTTGTCTGTAACTATATTGTGTGTCTATAtaacttatgtgtgtgtgtgtctaactgtTAGGTGCAAGCGTCTAACTGTTAGGTGCGAGCGTCTTAACTGTTAGGTGCGAGCGTCTTAACTGTTAGGTGCGAGCGTCTTAACTGTTAGGTGCGAGCGTCTTAACTGTTAGGTGCGAGCGTCTTAACTGTTAGGTGCGAGCGTCTTAACTGTATGTTAGGTGCGAGCGTCTTAACTGTATGTTAGGTGCGAGCGTCTTAACTGTATGTTAGGTGCGAGCGTCTTAACTGTATGTTAGGTGCGAGCGTCTTAACTGTATGTTAGGTGCGAGCGTCTTAACTGTATGTTAGGTGCGAGCGTCTTAACTGTATGTTAGGTGCGAGCGTCTTAACTGTATGTTAGGTGCGAGCGTCTTAACTGTATGTTAGGTGCGAACTGTATGTTAGGTGCGTCTTAACTGTATGTTAGGTGCGAGCGTCTTAACTGTATGTTAGGTGCGAGCGTCTTAACTGTATGTTAGGTGCGAGCGTCTTAACGTCTTAACTGTATGTTAGGTGCGAGCGTCTTAACTGTATGTTAGGTGCGAGCGTCTTAACTGTATGTTAGGTGCGAGCGTCTTAACTGTATGTTAGGTGCGAGCGTCTTAACTGTATGTTAGGTGCGAGCGTCTTAACTGTATGTTAGGTGCGAGCGTCTTAACTGTATGTTAGGTGCGAGCGTCTTAACTGTATGTTAGGTGCGAGCGTCTTAACTGTATGTTAGGTGCGAGCGTCTTAACTGTATGTTAGGTGCGAGCGTCTTAACTGTATGTTAGGTGCGAGCGTCTTAACTGTATGTTAGGTGCGAGCGTCTTAACTGTATGTTAGGTGCGGCGTCTTAACTGTATGTTAGGTGCGAGCGTCTTAACTGTATGTTAGGTGCGAGCGTCTTAACTGTATGTTAGGTGCGAGCGTCTTAACTGTATGTTAGGTGCGAGCGTCTTAACTGTATGTTAGGTGCGAGCGTCTTAACTGTATGTTAGGTGCGAGCGTCTTAACTGTATGTTAGGTGCGAGCGTCTTAACTGTATGTTAGGTGCGAGCGTCTAACTGTTATGTGTGAGTGTATAACTGTTATGTCTGTAATAAGGCTAATGCTGTGGCCAGTTTTAAATGGGTTGTCCCAGATCAGAAAGCAGGTGAGACTGTCCCCCTCAGGTGTTACATCACAGCTGTCCCAGCAACCCTCTGTCCCTCCACGCAACTGTATAATGTGTGCGCGCGTCTAACTGTTATGTGTGATCACATCCTTAAGGGTACAGAAACACTGCTGTGGCCAGTTTTAAATATTGTCCCAGACTAGACTGGGCTGAGACACCCCCTGGTAATTTCATCAGAGACTAGTCCCAGTGCCCTCTAatccagactggacacacacatccTCTTAATTGAACAGAAACACTGCCTGCTACTAATACCAGACTGGGCTGGACACACACCCTGTTAATTTCTATAGAGACTAGTGAGTACTACTAATaccagactggacacacacaccctgttaaTTTCTATAGAGACTAGTGAGTGCTACTAATaccagactggacacacacaccctgttaaTTTCTATAGAGACTAGTGAGTGCTACTAATaccagactggacacacacattgtTGCTATTTTTTCCAGGTGTTTTGACTTTAGACGGTAAGGaattcaaagggggagacaggcAAGTCTTAGAGAAACCGTGGGAAAGGTGGGCCCTCGGCTTGAACCCCGGCATCCGGTGAGGAGACGCGTGGGATTTATGCCAGGGAGTCTTCCCAATACACCACAGCTCTGCACATGTATCCATATTTGTCCACACAAGTGCCAGTTTTACTGGGAATGTCCCGGCATTGGCGTTAGGATGAGTAGGTACTTGTCATcactgctcaaacacacatgccCCCATGAGGTCATGTGCCTAATGTTGATAAGGAACTCTCACAGTGTCCGTCTCACTATTGTAGACTGGATGTGTGTTTGAACTCTGCCTCCAGgactgtttgttgttgtttatctgtgACATTCTTGGGAAGGAGAAGGGAACTTGGGTGATGTCCCGGCTGTGTTTGAAGACCAAGAAATACCCAAGTCTCTGATAGCCACAATGTTTTGGTTTTTCAAGCTTTGATAAGAATGAATTACGGGTTAATgatgaaaacactgtagactaTCAAAGAGGAGCACCATCCCATAGACCGTGTTAGGATGACCGTGTTTGTTCACGGTCCAAACGAACAAAACGACCCAATTCCTCACTAGTCTTCACTCAATGATACATCAGCAGTGATATTGCAGACCTGTCTGGCCTAAGCTGACAAAGTCAAGTCTGTAATGTTGATAAATGTTTGCACAGTAATAATGTTTgtttcctgtcttctctcctctagcTGTGGTGGATCTGAACGGGAGGTTCTTTGGTGGTCGGGTGGTAAAAGCCTGTTTCTATAACCAGGATAAGTTCAGAGTGTTGGATCTGGGAGAGCAGATGTGAGACACACACGCGCAGTCCATCCCACCTGAATCGTTAAGACCCGCCTCATTCATACCCACAGGAACAGAAGAaatgctctgacacacacacacattgataatCACCAGTAGCTCTTTCTGTCTCTAAGTAGCTAAACCATTATACTCTCAACAGCAGCACAATGTGTCTATTTACTGAAGTGTTTCACCTGTTTGTTTTGCCAGCAGAAAAATCCTGTATGTGAGGTAATGAACTACTGTCTTGGTCTCTGTGTCCTGATATGAACATGTACAAGTGAAACCTgaaaataaatgttccttttgtttaaAATCTTTGGTTTTAATCTCTCACTCTTCTAGGGCAGAGCGTAGTCTAGGAAGCCCAGTTTCTTTCTAATCTGTCTGACATAAGAGGCTCCCAGAGGACCAGACGCCCAGCTTTCGATCTTTACATAGCCCGGCACGGTGAGGGGGTACTGGGGCAGTTATGAAAGAAACACAGCCCTCCCCCTCCAGCCTCATTCGGATCTTATGTAAAACAGACAGGGTTCATAGGGGACTTAGAGGACTGTCATACTGACTGATGTCTGTGGAGGATTAAATCGGAACAAATTAATTCCGATCGGGTAGTACACAGAAATGAGCTAATTCATAGAAAGGGAATTAAATTTACATGGACTCTCTCTACTCAGATTTTATGACTAACCTCAAGAAATAAAGGTTAGATACATagaaaccagtggaggctgctgagaggaggacggctcatgaTAATGGCTGGAAACAACTGGAatagcatcaaacacatggaaaacatgtatttaatatcattctgctccagccattccCACGaacccgttctccccaattaaggtgccaccactttaactatgccactttgtttacatactcatctcatatgtatatactgtactcgataccatctactgtatcttgcctatgctgctctgtaccatcactcattcatatatcctcatgtacatattctttatccccttacactgtgtataaggcagtagttttggaattgttagttagattactttttggttatt
This DNA window, taken from Oncorhynchus nerka isolate Pitt River linkage group LG23, Oner_Uvic_2.0, whole genome shotgun sequence, encodes the following:
- the LOC115119432 gene encoding splicing factor 45-like; translated protein: MSLYDDMGVGSATSDTKTEGWSKNFKLLQSQLKVKKAALTQAKSQRMKQGTVLAPVIDLKRGGSADDRQIIDTPPHIAAGLKDTAPSGFPSGDALIPLADEYDPMFPNDYEKVVKRHREERQRQREQERLKEIEDREKKRKDRHEGSSAPSGFSRFPTAEGESDEEEEDYEKEKRKRSMGGAAIAPPSSLVDSRDSSSYSYEDEMRPSRGSKAAIPPPMYEDSERPRSPPGGPTNSFLANMGGTVAHKIMQKYGFREGQGLGKHEQGLSTALSVEKTSKRGGKIIIGDATEKTPGSSSQTAAAEPLGWGSASIVDPSKKSEANPLTEILKCPTKVVLLRNMVGRGEVDEDLEGETKEECEKYGKVIKCVIFEIAQVTDDEAVRIFLEFERVESAIKAVVDLNGRFFGGRVVKACFYNQDKFRVLDLGEQM